One part of the Nostoc sp. PCC 7120 = FACHB-418 genome encodes these proteins:
- the rpsB gene encoding 30S ribosomal protein S2, which yields MPVVSLAQMMESGVHFGHQTRRWNPKMSPYIYTSRNGVHIIDLVQTAHLMDEAYNYMRSQAEQGKKFLFVGTKRQAAGIIAQEAARCGSHYINQRWLGGMLTNWATIKTRVDRLKDLERREESGALDLLPKKEASMLRRELAKLQKYLGGIKTMRKVPDVVVIVDQRREYNAVQECQKLSIPIVSMLDTNCDPDVVDIPIPANDDAIRSIKLIVGKLADAIYEGRHGQLDVEEEYEDYEGSEEDYDYDETEYADSVIPEDGEEAE from the coding sequence ATGCCAGTAGTTTCATTGGCTCAGATGATGGAGTCTGGGGTTCACTTTGGGCATCAAACCCGACGTTGGAACCCAAAAATGTCTCCTTACATTTACACCTCTCGCAATGGTGTACATATCATCGACTTGGTGCAGACAGCCCACTTGATGGATGAAGCGTATAACTATATGCGATCGCAAGCCGAACAAGGGAAGAAATTTCTCTTCGTCGGTACAAAGCGGCAAGCAGCAGGGATTATCGCTCAGGAAGCTGCTCGTTGTGGTTCCCACTACATTAACCAGCGTTGGTTGGGTGGAATGCTCACCAACTGGGCAACCATCAAAACCAGAGTAGACCGCCTAAAAGACTTAGAACGTCGGGAAGAAAGCGGCGCTTTAGATTTACTGCCGAAAAAAGAAGCATCCATGCTACGGCGGGAACTGGCGAAACTACAAAAATACTTGGGTGGCATTAAAACAATGCGGAAAGTCCCCGATGTAGTGGTAATTGTAGACCAACGCCGGGAGTACAACGCAGTTCAAGAATGTCAAAAACTCAGCATCCCCATTGTGTCTATGTTGGATACAAACTGCGATCCAGATGTAGTAGATATCCCCATTCCAGCAAATGACGATGCTATCAGATCAATTAAGCTGATAGTGGGTAAATTGGCGGATGCTATTTATGAAGGCCGTCACGGTCAGCTAGATGTAGAAGAAGAGTACGAAGATTACGAAGGCTCTGAGGAAGACTACGATTACGATGAAACCGAGTACGCTGACTCGGTGATTCCCGAAGACGGAGAGGAAGCAGAATAA
- a CDS encoding glycosyltransferase family 2 protein, producing MGSNVVGETVFISVVIPTYDRQPILEKCLRALEAQQLSASTVINEYEIVLVDDGSTDGTLDWLATHKEEFPHVRWFEQDHAGPAAARNLGVEKARGDIIIFIDSDLVVLDNFLQAHADALLQGQEKLGSDRFFTYGAVINTCNFDNPTAEPYKITDFSAAFFATGNVAIPKHWLEQAGLFDTGFQLYGWEDLELGVRLKNLGLQLIKCPAAVGYHWHPPFNLEQVPNLIEKEIQRGRMGVLFYKKHPTWEVRMMIQMTWLHRLLWGILSLNGALNENTMAPLLQWLIKSGKPQLALEIARIFLNWYNVKGVYQAYSQMQKVS from the coding sequence ATGGGTAGTAATGTTGTGGGTGAGACTGTGTTTATTAGTGTTGTGATACCGACTTACGATCGCCAGCCGATTTTAGAAAAATGCCTCCGCGCCCTAGAGGCGCAACAACTCAGCGCATCAACTGTAATTAACGAATATGAAATTGTTTTAGTCGATGATGGTTCGACAGATGGCACATTAGACTGGTTAGCAACACACAAAGAAGAGTTTCCCCATGTGCGCTGGTTCGAGCAAGACCATGCAGGCCCGGCGGCAGCGCGGAATTTAGGCGTAGAAAAGGCGCGGGGTGATATAATTATCTTTATAGATAGCGATTTAGTTGTGCTGGACAATTTCCTGCAAGCTCATGCAGATGCGTTATTGCAAGGACAAGAGAAATTGGGGAGCGATCGCTTCTTTACATACGGTGCAGTAATTAATACTTGTAATTTCGATAATCCTACTGCTGAACCTTATAAAATCACCGATTTTTCCGCCGCTTTTTTCGCTACAGGCAATGTCGCCATCCCTAAGCATTGGCTAGAACAAGCTGGACTATTTGACACTGGCTTTCAACTCTACGGTTGGGAAGATTTAGAATTAGGTGTCAGACTCAAAAACCTCGGACTACAACTCATCAAATGTCCGGCGGCTGTCGGCTATCATTGGCATCCACCATTTAATTTAGAACAAGTACCTAACTTAATCGAGAAGGAAATTCAACGCGGACGTATGGGTGTTTTGTTCTACAAAAAACATCCCACATGGGAAGTGCGAATGATGATTCAAATGACATGGTTACATCGTTTACTTTGGGGGATTCTTTCGCTTAATGGTGCATTGAATGAAAACACAATGGCTCCTCTATTGCAATGGTTAATTAAGTCGGGGAAACCCCAGTTAGCTTTGGAAATCGCGCGAATTTTCCTCAACTGGTACAACGTTAAGGGTGTCTATCAAGCTTATTCCCAAATGCAGAAAGTATCGTAA